A genomic stretch from Mya arenaria isolate MELC-2E11 chromosome 10, ASM2691426v1 includes:
- the LOC128204785 gene encoding multiple epidermal growth factor-like domains protein 10, whose product MINLNVLLWVTLGTLGSCAEVTVVINGTVVDCRGSPCACCNGGVKRCNWEEYCDAGCVDTIWGYRCKNICYGNCYTCQQEFGIPCNECKNTFYDASSNCNESCSVGCNNGSCFDDGTCSQCTENFEGVKCETCNQGKYGSNCSNDCLHQNCRCTNGTNCDSCKAGFYGRTTYCQSPCSAGCQNGECNDDASCTCRQGFVGSLCMECITGHYGEECDTRCSGGCSDSMCLRNGTCNQCRPGYYGEQCNNICASGCSDGICKRNGACTCRLKYTGSHCDSCEKGRYGVNCKHECSVGCITSSCGKDNGFCNCLPNFNGKQCLLCTDGFYGTSCQLHCFDKCINKACSMSDGKCTFGCMDGFTSDNCTAHCHADCRACAQHDPLICTSCFNEFSGTNCKCPPNCNCASGSDICLSCNNTYMYHDKQCKCHAQKCCIDQGCNECINAKYFSYKNSCCECPNSCKDGLCSSGHSCQNGCEDLFYGSFCSLKYL is encoded by the exons ATGATTAACCTGAATGTCCTATTGTGGGTAACCCTGGGCACATTAGGATCTTGCGCTGAAG TGACAGTGGTTATAAATGGGACGGTGGTGGACTGTAGAGGTTCACCATGTGCTTGTTGTAACGGAGGAGTGAAACGATGTAACTGGGAAGAGTATTGTGATGCTGGCTGCGTTGATACAATATGGGGGTATAGATGTAAAAACATCTGTTATGGAAACTGTTATACATGCCAACAGGAGTTTGGAATACCATGTAACGAATGtaagaatacattttatgatgCAAGCAGTAACTGTAATGAGAGCTGTTCAGTCGGTTGTAATAATGGAAGCTGTTTTGATGATGGAACTTGTAGTCAATGCACTGAAAATTTTGAAGGCGTTAAATGCGAGACATGTAATCAAGGAAAATATGGTTCTAATTGTTCAAACGATTGCCTCCATCAAAACTGCCGATGTACAAATGGAACTAATTGTGATTCTTGTAAAGCTGGATTCTACGGAAGGACTACCTACTGTCAATCACCTTGTTCCGCGGGATGTCAGAACGGCGAATGCAATGACGATGCAAGTTGTACATGTCGACAAGGCTTTGTTGGTTCCCTTTGCATGGAATGTATCACTGGACATTATGGAGAAGAATGCGACACGAGATGCTCTGGTGGATGCAGTGACAGTATGTGTCTGCGAAATGGAACATGTAATCAATGCAGGCCTGGTTATTATGGAGAACAATGCAACAATATATGTGCTTCTGGATGCAGCGATGggatttgtaaaagaaatgggGCATGTACCTGTAGGCTGAAATACACAGGTTCACATTGTGACTCGTGCGAAAAAGGAAGATACGGTGTTAATTGTAAACACGAATGCTCTGTAGGTTGCATCACATCGTCCTGTGGAAAAGATAATGGGTTCTGCAATTGTCTTCCTAATTTTAATGGCAAACAATGCTTGTTATGTACAGACGGATTCTATGGGACATCTTGCCAACTCCATTGCTTTGATAAATGCATCAACAAGGCATGTTCAATGTCAGATGGCAAATGTACTTTCGGATGTATGGATGGGTTCACTAGCGATAACTGTACAGCGCATTGTCATGCGGACTGCAGGGCATGTGCACAGCACGATCCGTTAATATGTACTTCGTGTTTCAATGAGTTTAGTGGGACAAACTGCAAATGTCCTCCGAACTGCAATTGTGCATCGGGAAGTGACATTTGTTTGTCGTGTAACAACACCTACATGTATCATGATAAGCAATGCAAATGTCACGCACAGAAATGTTGCATTGACCAGGGATGTAATGAATGCATCAATgcgaaatatttttcttataagaaTAGTTGCTGCGAATGTCCAAATTCTTGTAAAGACGGACTTTGTTCGTCAGGacacagttgtcaaaatggctGTGAAGATTTATTCTACGGATCGTTTTGTTCCTTGAAAT ACTTGTGA
- the LOC128205951 gene encoding uncharacterized protein LOC128205951, with protein sequence MNGDCIDCVHKVLYGPICNLSCSSSCISSKCNDDGECLNGCSDGYTGVKCDTVQKTSEDVRSSAGMVVVWVVVGISATLVTLVIIKRRHIAIKVIGEVRSAIKNGRSKTDINNVYEDIDDVTGDPSHNQEYEMTQTSTEGVERRSCQYSNTTLRQCY encoded by the exons ATGAATGGTGATTGTATTGATTGTGTACACAAAGTCTTATATGGACCGATTTGCAATTTGTCCTGCAGTTCTTCTTGTATAAGCTCGAAATGTAATGATGATGGAGAATGCTTGAACGGTTGCTCTGATGGTTACACAGGAGTAAAATGTGACACAG TTCAAAAGACCAGTGAAGACGTTCGAAGTAGTGCTGGGATGGTTGTGGTCTGGGTTGTCGTAGGAATATCAGCTACTTTGGTGACTCTTGTTATAATAAAAAGGAG ACACATTGCGATAAAGGTTATCGGGGAAGTACGGTCAGCGATTAAAAATGGGCGTTCGAAAACAG ATATCAATAATGTGTATGAGGATATTGACGATGTAACTGGTGATCCTTCACATAACCAGGAATATGAAATGACACAAACATCGACTGAAGGAGTTGAAAGGCGTTCTTgccaatattcaaatacaacatTACGACAGTGTTATTGA